In one window of Duganella dendranthematis DNA:
- the nirB gene encoding nitrite reductase large subunit NirB: MKIIVIGHGMVGHKFLESLATSGAANLQVTVLCEEPRAAYDRVHLSEFFSGKSADDLSLVKPGFFERDDMVLRLNTRATAIDTEGKTVTTAQGEVLSYDKLVIATGSFPFVPPLPGKERKDCFVYRTIEDLEAMLECGQRARTGVVIGGGLLGLECAKALRDMKLETHVVEFSPRLMAVQVDDHGGRVLRRKIEELGVTVHTGKNTTAIVDGVDGTHRMEFADGGHLDVDMIVFSAGIRPRDMLAKEAGLAIGPRGGIEINNNCVTSDPDVYAIGECALWGGLIFGLVAPGYEMARVAAKHMLGEAAEFAGADMSTKLKLMGVDVASIGDPHGKEEGCHSYQFIDERKQIYKKIVVSSCGKYLLGGVMVGDAAEYGTLLQMMLNKIELPESPEFLILPQADGAARPALGVDALPDSAQICSCNNISKGQLCAAVADGATTIGALKSCTTAGTACGGCVPLVTQVMKAEMKKQGMEVNNHVCEHFAYSRQELFHLIKVGQVKTFNDLLHKHGKGLGCDVCKPLAASILATINNEFVLKKEHASLQDTNDYFLGNIQKDGTYSVVPRMPAGEVTADGLIAVGMVAKKYGLYTKITGGARVDLFGARVEQLPLIWEELIAAGFESGHAYGKSLRTVKSCVGSTWCRYGVDDSIGLAIELENRYKGLRTPHKIKFGVSGCTRECAEAQGKDVGIIATEKGWNLYVAGNGGMKPRHAELLATELDKETLIKYIDRFLMFYSRTGDRLQRTSTWRENLEGGLDYLKQVVVQDKLGIGAELEADMQHVVNTYACEWKEAVENPETRKRFRHFVNSDKGDENVLFMQERGQIRPATIEERKRVIPIAAAV; this comes from the coding sequence ATGAAAATTATCGTTATCGGCCATGGCATGGTTGGCCACAAATTCCTGGAAAGCCTGGCCACCAGCGGCGCCGCCAATCTGCAGGTGACGGTACTGTGCGAAGAGCCGCGCGCCGCCTATGACCGCGTGCACCTGTCGGAATTCTTCTCCGGTAAATCGGCGGACGACCTGTCGCTGGTGAAGCCCGGCTTCTTTGAGCGCGACGATATGGTGCTGCGCCTGAACACCCGCGCCACGGCCATCGACACCGAAGGCAAAACCGTCACCACCGCCCAGGGCGAGGTGCTGTCGTACGACAAACTGGTGATCGCCACCGGCTCGTTCCCGTTCGTGCCGCCGCTGCCGGGCAAGGAGCGCAAGGACTGCTTCGTCTACCGTACCATCGAAGACCTGGAAGCAATGCTGGAATGCGGCCAGCGCGCCAGGACCGGCGTGGTGATCGGCGGCGGCCTGCTGGGGCTCGAATGCGCGAAAGCCCTGCGCGATATGAAGCTGGAGACCCACGTGGTGGAATTCTCGCCGCGCCTGATGGCGGTGCAGGTGGACGATCACGGCGGCCGTGTGCTGCGCCGTAAAATCGAAGAGCTGGGTGTGACGGTCCACACGGGCAAGAACACCACCGCCATTGTCGATGGCGTCGACGGTACGCACCGTATGGAGTTCGCCGATGGCGGCCATCTGGACGTGGACATGATTGTGTTCTCGGCCGGTATTCGCCCACGCGACATGCTGGCCAAGGAAGCCGGCCTGGCGATCGGTCCGCGCGGCGGCATCGAGATCAATAACAACTGTGTCACCTCCGATCCGGACGTCTACGCGATTGGCGAGTGCGCGCTGTGGGGTGGCTTGATCTTCGGCCTGGTGGCGCCGGGCTACGAAATGGCGCGCGTCGCCGCCAAGCATATGCTGGGCGAAGCGGCGGAATTCGCCGGCGCCGACATGAGCACCAAGTTGAAGCTGATGGGCGTGGATGTGGCCTCGATCGGCGATCCGCATGGCAAGGAAGAGGGCTGCCACTCCTATCAGTTCATCGATGAGCGCAAACAGATCTACAAGAAGATCGTCGTGTCCAGCTGCGGCAAGTATCTGCTGGGCGGCGTGATGGTGGGCGACGCTGCGGAATACGGCACGCTGCTGCAAATGATGCTCAACAAGATCGAGCTGCCGGAATCGCCGGAGTTCCTGATCCTGCCGCAGGCCGATGGCGCGGCGCGGCCTGCGTTGGGTGTGGACGCGCTGCCGGACAGTGCGCAGATCTGTTCCTGCAATAACATCTCCAAGGGCCAGCTATGCGCCGCAGTGGCCGATGGCGCCACCACCATCGGCGCGCTGAAATCCTGCACCACTGCCGGCACCGCGTGCGGCGGCTGCGTGCCGCTGGTCACGCAGGTGATGAAGGCCGAGATGAAGAAGCAGGGCATGGAAGTGAACAACCATGTGTGCGAACACTTTGCCTACTCGCGCCAGGAGCTGTTCCACCTGATTAAAGTAGGCCAGGTCAAGACCTTCAACGACCTGCTGCACAAGCATGGCAAGGGCCTGGGCTGCGATGTTTGCAAACCACTGGCCGCCAGCATCCTGGCCACCATCAACAACGAGTTTGTGCTGAAGAAGGAACACGCTAGCCTGCAGGACACCAACGACTACTTCCTCGGCAATATCCAGAAGGACGGCACCTACTCTGTGGTGCCGCGCATGCCAGCTGGCGAAGTGACCGCCGATGGCCTGATCGCAGTCGGCATGGTGGCCAAGAAGTATGGCCTGTACACCAAGATCACCGGCGGCGCGCGGGTCGACCTGTTTGGCGCGCGCGTCGAGCAGCTGCCGCTGATCTGGGAAGAACTGATCGCTGCCGGCTTCGAGTCCGGCCACGCCTACGGCAAGTCGCTGCGCACGGTGAAGTCCTGCGTCGGTTCGACCTGGTGCCGTTACGGCGTTGACGATTCCATCGGCCTGGCGATTGAACTGGAAAACCGCTACAAGGGTCTGCGCACGCCGCACAAGATCAAGTTCGGCGTGTCCGGCTGCACCCGCGAATGCGCCGAAGCGCAGGGCAAGGACGTCGGCATCATCGCCACTGAAAAAGGCTGGAACCTTTACGTGGCAGGCAACGGCGGCATGAAGCCGCGCCACGCCGAACTGCTGGCGACGGAACTGGATAAAGAAACGCTGATCAAATACATCGACCGCTTCCTGATGTTCTACAGCCGCACCGGCGACCGCCTGCAACGCACCAGCACCTGGCGCGAGAATCTGGAGGGCGGCCTGGATTACCTGAAGCAGGTGGTGGTGCAGGACAAGCTGGGCATCGGCGCCGAACTGGAAGCTGACATGCAGCATGTGGTTAACACCTACGCCTGCGAGTGGAAAGAGGCCGTGGAAAATCCCGAGACCCGCAAACGCTTCCGCCACTTTGTCAACAGCGACAAGGGCGACGAGAACGTGTTGTTCATGCAGGAGCGCGGCCAGATTCGTCCGGCTACCATCGAAGAGCGCAAGCGCGTGATTCCTATCGCAGCCGCCGTTTGA
- a CDS encoding MFS transporter, which translates to MASKATSIKLFSFSTPQMRAFHLTWMAFFVCFFAWFACAPLMPVIKGEFGLTPGQIANINIAAVAVTILVRLIVGPLCDHFGPRKAYTGLLLLGSIPVIGVAFAQSYESFLFFRLAIGAAGASFVITQYHTSVMFAPKVVGTANAAAAGWGNAGGGVAQAAMPLLMTAMVMLGVSEGFGWRAALMVPGVLMIVMAFVYYRYTQDCPQGNFSELRSAGITIEGGKKGGWDSFKLAAANYRVWLLFITYGACFGIEIFIHNIAAIYYVDHFQLTLAQAGMAAGSFGLLALFARALGGWVSDKFAAGGNLNHRVTLLFVLMLGEGAGLLMFAHAGNAMLAVAAMLFFGLFTHMACGATYAVVPFIDKRALGGVAGIIGAGGNVGAVAAGFLMKGTGDVQRTLSILGVLVAISALCALAARFSSATVQETAVATA; encoded by the coding sequence ATGGCCAGCAAAGCTACCAGCATCAAGCTCTTTTCGTTTTCAACGCCTCAGATGCGGGCGTTCCACTTGACCTGGATGGCGTTCTTCGTCTGCTTCTTCGCCTGGTTTGCCTGCGCGCCGCTGATGCCGGTGATTAAAGGGGAATTCGGCCTGACGCCAGGGCAGATCGCCAATATCAATATCGCCGCCGTTGCCGTCACCATCCTCGTGCGGCTGATCGTCGGCCCGCTGTGCGATCACTTCGGCCCGCGCAAAGCCTATACCGGCTTGCTGCTGCTGGGTTCCATCCCGGTGATCGGCGTCGCCTTCGCACAGAGTTACGAGAGCTTTCTGTTCTTCCGCCTCGCCATCGGCGCGGCCGGCGCCAGCTTCGTCATCACGCAGTACCATACCTCGGTGATGTTCGCGCCGAAGGTGGTGGGCACCGCCAATGCGGCTGCCGCAGGCTGGGGCAATGCCGGCGGCGGCGTCGCGCAAGCCGCCATGCCGCTGCTGATGACCGCCATGGTCATGCTGGGCGTGAGCGAAGGCTTTGGCTGGCGCGCCGCGCTGATGGTACCGGGCGTGCTGATGATCGTGATGGCCTTTGTTTACTACCGCTATACGCAGGATTGCCCGCAAGGGAACTTCAGCGAACTGCGCTCCGCCGGCATCACCATTGAAGGCGGGAAGAAAGGCGGCTGGGATTCGTTCAAGCTGGCGGCCGCCAACTACCGCGTGTGGCTGCTGTTCATCACCTACGGTGCCTGCTTCGGTATCGAGATCTTCATCCACAACATCGCCGCTATTTACTACGTCGACCACTTCCAACTGACGCTGGCGCAAGCCGGCATGGCGGCCGGCAGCTTTGGCTTGCTGGCGCTGTTCGCCCGCGCTTTGGGCGGTTGGGTGTCGGACAAATTCGCCGCCGGCGGCAACCTGAATCACCGCGTCACGCTGCTGTTCGTGCTGATGCTGGGCGAAGGCGCCGGCCTGCTGATGTTCGCTCACGCCGGCAACGCTATGCTGGCAGTGGCGGCGATGCTGTTCTTCGGCTTGTTCACCCACATGGCCTGCGGCGCGACTTACGCCGTGGTGCCGTTCATCGACAAGCGCGCGCTCGGCGGCGTGGCCGGCATCATCGGCGCCGGCGGCAATGTCGGCGCGGTCGCCGCCGGCTTCCTGATGAAAGGCACCGGTGACGTGCAGCGGACCCTGAGCATCCTGGGCGTGCTGGTTGCCATTTCCGCCCTGTGTGCACTGGCGGCGCGCTTCAGCAGCGCCACCGTACAAGAAACCGCCGTCGCTACCGCCTAA
- a CDS encoding LytR/AlgR family response regulator transcription factor: protein MNDKPSILIAEDEPLMRERLLAQLAQAWPQASVVAVAENGNDAWDAWLEHEPDVVFLDIQMPGLTGLEVARRIAERSHIVFVTAYDQHALEAFQRGAVDYLLKPVELAVLERTVDRLRRRVQPPAALAPVLNEIAQPAPQRLKWLKASVGRQIRLINVSDVLFLQSDTKYTRVVLADGEALIRVPLKDLLEGLDPELFWQIHRGTIVNAHAIAEVERAENERLNVLVKGSSEVLTVSRTFAHLFRGFM, encoded by the coding sequence ATGAACGATAAACCATCCATCCTGATTGCCGAAGACGAGCCGCTGATGCGTGAACGGCTGCTGGCGCAACTGGCGCAGGCCTGGCCGCAGGCAAGCGTCGTCGCGGTGGCGGAAAACGGTAACGACGCCTGGGACGCATGGCTTGAGCACGAGCCGGATGTGGTCTTCCTCGACATCCAGATGCCGGGGCTCACCGGGCTGGAAGTGGCGCGCCGCATCGCCGAGCGCTCCCACATCGTGTTTGTAACGGCCTACGACCAGCACGCGCTGGAAGCCTTCCAGCGCGGCGCGGTGGACTATCTGCTCAAGCCTGTGGAGTTGGCGGTGCTGGAGCGCACGGTGGACCGCCTGCGGCGCCGCGTGCAGCCACCTGCCGCGCTGGCGCCGGTACTGAACGAAATCGCCCAGCCCGCGCCGCAACGCCTCAAATGGCTGAAGGCCAGCGTCGGCAGGCAGATTCGCCTGATTAATGTCAGCGACGTGCTGTTCCTGCAATCGGACACCAAATACACCCGCGTGGTGCTGGCCGACGGCGAAGCCCTGATCCGCGTGCCCCTGAAAGACTTGCTGGAAGGGCTGGACCCGGAGCTGTTCTGGCAAATCCACCGTGGCACCATCGTCAACGCCCACGCCATCGCGGAGGTCGAGCGGGCCGAAAACGAACGCCTCAACGTTCTTGTCAAAGGCAGTAGCGAGGTGCTGACAGTCAGCCGCACGTTTGCGCATCTGTTTCGGGGATTTATGTGA
- a CDS encoding sensor histidine kinase produces MKPKLFNAACWLFGVPLPDRDPSNAARPVARLAVMLLLGAVIGYLIIICADAAQDFVNGFSAGIHADEPVPPEVQWNIPLGVLIGLSLMALLLAQSRIMKSAILLTGDRLNLERERANRQQLEAELRLMKAQIEPHFLFNTLGAVQQLAEDKAPQAAGLTAQLITFLRATMTSLRADTISIADDSAICEAYLRIMQVRLGQRLQFSIHYPSELADFPLPTALLLTLVENAVKHGIERQPAGGRIDITAEKQEHHVVVKVADTGAGFGETVGQGVGLQHIHDRLALTYGDNARLTIEENTPGGVVARLYLPHER; encoded by the coding sequence ATGAAACCGAAACTGTTTAACGCTGCCTGCTGGTTGTTCGGCGTTCCGTTGCCGGACCGTGATCCGTCCAACGCTGCGCGGCCCGTCGCACGCCTCGCCGTGATGCTGCTGCTCGGCGCCGTCATCGGCTACCTGATCATCATCTGCGCCGACGCCGCTCAGGACTTCGTCAACGGCTTCAGTGCTGGCATCCATGCCGACGAACCAGTGCCGCCGGAAGTACAGTGGAATATCCCGCTAGGCGTATTGATTGGACTGTCGCTGATGGCATTGCTGCTGGCGCAAAGCCGCATCATGAAGTCGGCCATCCTGCTGACCGGCGACCGCCTGAACCTGGAGCGCGAACGCGCCAACCGTCAGCAATTGGAAGCGGAACTGCGCCTGATGAAGGCGCAAATCGAGCCGCACTTCCTGTTCAATACCTTGGGCGCCGTCCAGCAGCTGGCGGAGGACAAGGCACCGCAGGCCGCCGGCCTGACCGCGCAGCTGATCACCTTCCTGCGCGCGACCATGACCAGTCTGCGCGCCGACACCATCAGCATCGCCGACGACAGCGCGATCTGCGAGGCCTATCTGCGCATCATGCAGGTGCGGTTGGGCCAGCGCCTGCAATTCTCCATCCACTATCCGTCCGAACTGGCGGACTTCCCACTGCCGACCGCACTGCTGCTAACGCTGGTGGAAAACGCCGTCAAGCACGGGATAGAGCGCCAGCCGGCCGGTGGACGCATCGACATTACCGCCGAAAAGCAGGAGCACCACGTGGTGGTGAAGGTGGCCGACACCGGCGCCGGCTTCGGCGAGACGGTCGGGCAGGGCGTCGGCCTGCAACATATCCATGACCGGCTGGCGCTGACCTATGGCGATAATGCGCGCCTGACGATCGAAGAGAATACGCCAGGCGGCGTGGTCGCCCGACTCTATCTGCCCCATGAACGATAA
- a CDS encoding RDD family protein translates to MDQPDYSKYSESELRQICKHIDAVRYPERVVEIQARLAALAAATREISAAEEGPALPATVAGVWRRIGAFLIDSLILAMIGVIVGACLRDQLMALGPWGRVVGFVIATFYFGVPQSRIGGGQSLGMTILGLRVIRPDGSALELGWALLRAAIFCMAYFLSNLPAAFTSLNEWVASGLSMLLFGVTFCVFYLLLFNRRTRQSLHDLAVGAFVIRATRGPLALPTARAWRGHAAVVAASLVGFCVAGVWMARPGARDNAFGGMLRVRHVVMEIAGVTGATVMVSANLGDGGGFNLLNVNAVVDTSTPDREALARRIAKLALENYANAKRMKAVTVTLTSGFDIGIAQFWQSQNYTHTPQEWRVALLP, encoded by the coding sequence ATGGATCAGCCGGACTACAGCAAATACTCGGAATCAGAACTCCGCCAGATCTGCAAGCATATCGACGCCGTCCGCTACCCGGAGCGCGTCGTAGAAATCCAAGCCCGCCTCGCCGCACTGGCCGCCGCGACGCGCGAAATTTCCGCCGCTGAAGAAGGACCGGCGTTGCCGGCCACTGTCGCCGGCGTGTGGCGCCGCATCGGCGCCTTCCTGATCGATTCGCTGATACTCGCCATGATCGGCGTGATCGTCGGCGCCTGCCTGCGCGACCAGTTGATGGCGCTCGGACCGTGGGGCCGCGTGGTGGGGTTCGTCATCGCCACCTTCTACTTCGGCGTGCCGCAAAGCCGTATCGGCGGCGGCCAGTCGCTGGGCATGACGATCTTGGGACTGCGGGTTATCCGGCCCGACGGCTCGGCATTGGAACTGGGGTGGGCGCTGCTGCGCGCCGCCATTTTCTGCATGGCCTATTTCCTGAGTAACTTGCCTGCTGCCTTCACCTCGCTCAATGAATGGGTCGCTTCCGGCTTATCGATGCTGCTATTCGGTGTGACCTTCTGCGTGTTCTATCTTCTGCTCTTCAATCGCAGGACGCGGCAATCGCTGCACGACCTGGCCGTGGGCGCATTCGTCATCCGGGCGACACGCGGGCCGCTGGCGCTGCCGACGGCGCGTGCCTGGCGTGGCCACGCTGCAGTTGTCGCGGCGTCGCTGGTGGGCTTTTGCGTGGCGGGCGTGTGGATGGCGCGGCCGGGAGCAAGAGACAATGCATTCGGCGGCATGCTGCGTGTCCGGCACGTGGTGATGGAAATCGCCGGCGTGACTGGCGCCACGGTCATGGTCAGCGCTAACCTGGGTGACGGCGGCGGCTTCAATCTCCTCAACGTCAATGCCGTCGTCGACACCTCAACGCCGGACCGCGAAGCGCTGGCGCGGCGCATCGCCAAACTGGCGCTGGAAAACTACGCAAATGCCAAGCGAATGAAAGCTGTTACCGTGACACTCACTTCCGGCTTCGACATCGGCATTGCGCAGTTCTGGCAAAGTCAAAACTACACCCATACGCCGCAGGAGTGGCGCGTGGCGTTGTTGCCATGA
- a CDS encoding alpha/beta hydrolase family protein, with the protein MMRALILAASAALSATCTSAFAARVLDEAPITIDGQPRRYYHLHDTEAAGKATPILLISGSGCKDFGSRVPFFFERYPAPVDVYFLEKTGINKGDNSETCSTAYKSGDYLERRVSDNLAFIDSLPALKAMTARSLAVLGFSEGGTVAPLVALRSPKIGWLATGGSGGLPQSESFLIFADHGIEPYAKPFSRAYLLQTYAEIKADPESVDKEFFGHSYRYWSSHLFYDPLVTYRQLDIPIIAAMGEKDESEAIESGRALRDEFTKHPHKDFTFIEYPNASHALQAPDKPHLQDYVASLADWFKRQRPAPR; encoded by the coding sequence ATGATGCGCGCCCTCATCCTGGCAGCCAGCGCCGCGCTGTCTGCCACCTGCACCTCAGCTTTTGCCGCGCGCGTTCTGGATGAAGCGCCGATCACCATCGATGGCCAGCCCCGCCGGTATTATCATCTGCACGATACAGAGGCCGCCGGCAAGGCCACGCCGATATTGCTGATCAGCGGTTCGGGATGCAAGGACTTCGGCAGCCGCGTGCCGTTCTTCTTCGAGCGCTATCCGGCGCCGGTGGATGTCTACTTCCTGGAGAAGACCGGCATCAATAAAGGCGATAACAGCGAGACCTGCTCCACCGCCTACAAATCGGGGGATTATCTGGAACGCCGCGTCAGCGATAACCTGGCTTTCATCGACAGCCTGCCAGCGCTGAAGGCAATGACCGCGCGCAGCCTGGCAGTGCTAGGCTTTTCAGAAGGCGGCACAGTAGCGCCGCTGGTGGCCTTGCGCAGTCCGAAAATCGGCTGGCTCGCCACGGGAGGCAGTGGCGGCCTGCCGCAAAGCGAGAGCTTCCTGATCTTTGCCGATCATGGCATCGAGCCCTATGCCAAGCCATTTTCGCGCGCTTACCTTCTGCAGACTTACGCCGAAATCAAAGCCGATCCGGAGAGCGTCGACAAGGAATTCTTTGGCCACAGCTACCGTTACTGGAGCTCGCACTTGTTTTACGATCCCCTGGTCACCTACCGCCAGCTGGACATTCCGATCATCGCGGCGATGGGCGAGAAGGACGAAAGTGAAGCGATCGAATCCGGCCGCGCCTTGCGCGATGAATTTACCAAACATCCGCACAAGGACTTCACCTTCATCGAATACCCCAACGCCAGCCACGCGCTGCAAGCGCCCGACAAGCCACACCTGCAAGACTATGTCGCCAGCCTGGCCGACTGGTTCAAGCGGCAGCGGCCAGCGCCGCGTTGA
- a CDS encoding ABC transporter ATP-binding protein has product MDESRFIDIEGVEMVFHTRKGVFHALREIDLKVAKGEFITLIGHSGCGKSTLLNLIAGLLQPSDGVLLCANREIAGPSPERSVVFQNHSLLPWLTCYENVYLGVERVFGKAESKAQLRERTMAALALVGLTHAETKRPHEISGGMKQRVGIARALAMEPKVLLMDEPFGALDALTRAHLQDELLKIVAATKSTVVMVTHDVDEAVLLSDRIVMMTNGPAATIGEIVNVQLDRPRDRVALAADAKYMEYRTAVLEFLYRKQAHPAKEAA; this is encoded by the coding sequence ATGGACGAATCACGATTCATCGACATCGAAGGCGTGGAGATGGTTTTCCATACCAGGAAGGGCGTGTTCCATGCGCTGCGCGAAATCGACCTCAAAGTGGCGAAGGGCGAATTCATTACACTGATCGGTCACTCGGGCTGCGGCAAATCGACGCTACTCAACCTGATCGCGGGCCTGCTGCAACCGAGCGATGGCGTGCTGCTGTGCGCCAACCGCGAAATCGCCGGTCCGTCGCCGGAGCGTTCGGTGGTGTTCCAGAACCACTCGCTGTTGCCATGGTTGACGTGCTACGAGAATGTGTATCTCGGCGTGGAGCGCGTGTTCGGCAAGGCGGAATCGAAAGCCCAGCTGCGCGAGCGCACCATGGCTGCGCTGGCGCTGGTGGGGCTGACGCATGCCGAGACCAAGCGGCCGCATGAAATTTCAGGCGGCATGAAGCAGCGCGTCGGCATCGCCCGCGCGCTGGCGATGGAGCCGAAAGTGCTGCTGATGGACGAACCGTTCGGCGCGCTGGATGCACTAACGCGCGCGCACTTGCAGGACGAGCTGCTGAAGATCGTCGCCGCCACCAAGTCCACCGTGGTGATGGTGACGCACGACGTGGATGAAGCGGTGCTGCTGTCCGACCGCATCGTCATGATGACCAACGGTCCGGCCGCCACCATCGGCGAAATCGTCAACGTGCAGCTGGATCGCCCGCGCGACCGTGTAGCCTTGGCGGCGGATGCGAAATACATGGAATACCGCACAGCGGTGTTGGAATTCCTGTATCGCAAACAGGCGCATCCTGCGAAGGAAGCAGCGTAA
- the ntrB gene encoding nitrate ABC transporter permease has protein sequence MNAMLEPDSPAPAVAAVAAADAADAAPAAPARRPRRPLAANGTARARRQVSAIVMKIVAPLVGAALLVAVWQLITVNNSTFPTPAATLAEAVKLFSDPFYRTSPNDQGIGWNLLASLQRVGVGFGLAALVGIPLGFLIGRVQFVGSMFGPIISLLKPVSPLAWLPIGLLVFKSANPAAIWSIFICSIWPMIINTAVGVQRVPQDYMNVARVLNLSEWKVLTKILLPSALPYILTGVRLSIGTAWLVIVAAEMLTGGVGIGFWLWDEWNNLNVPHIIIAIVSIGLVGLLLEQALMALARAFTYEQVSN, from the coding sequence ATGAACGCTATGCTAGAACCGGACAGCCCGGCGCCCGCCGTTGCCGCTGTCGCTGCCGCCGATGCCGCCGATGCCGCCCCCGCAGCGCCGGCCCGCCGTCCACGCCGCCCGCTGGCCGCCAACGGCACGGCGCGCGCGCGCCGGCAAGTCTCCGCCATCGTCATGAAAATCGTCGCGCCGCTGGTGGGGGCGGCCCTGCTGGTCGCGGTGTGGCAGCTGATCACCGTGAACAATTCGACCTTCCCGACGCCGGCCGCCACGCTGGCGGAAGCGGTCAAGCTGTTCTCCGATCCTTTCTACCGCACTAGCCCGAATGACCAGGGCATCGGCTGGAACCTGCTGGCGTCCCTGCAGCGGGTGGGCGTGGGCTTCGGCCTGGCGGCGCTGGTCGGCATTCCGCTTGGCTTTTTGATCGGCCGCGTGCAGTTCGTCGGCAGTATGTTCGGGCCGATCATCAGTTTGCTCAAACCGGTGTCGCCGCTGGCGTGGCTGCCGATTGGCCTGCTGGTGTTCAAGTCCGCCAACCCGGCGGCGATCTGGTCGATCTTCATCTGCTCGATCTGGCCGATGATCATCAACACCGCCGTCGGCGTGCAGCGCGTGCCGCAGGATTACATGAACGTGGCGCGGGTGCTCAACCTGTCGGAGTGGAAGGTGCTGACCAAGATCCTGCTGCCATCGGCGCTGCCGTACATCCTGACCGGCGTACGTCTGTCGATCGGCACCGCATGGCTGGTGATCGTCGCGGCCGAAATGCTGACCGGCGGCGTGGGCATCGGCTTCTGGCTGTGGGATGAGTGGAACAACCTGAACGTCCCGCACATCATCATCGCCATCGTCTCGATTGGCCTGGTGGGACTGTTGCTGGAGCAGGCGCTGATGGCGCTGGCCCGCGCCTTCACCTACGAACAAGTATCCAACTAA
- a CDS encoding ANTAR domain-containing response regulator, translating to MPKLRIVVVNTVIHDEDDEALHAQAERARVLRIGLLEAGYDIVASLPPDMYLPERIGQLQPDMIIVDAESDARDVLEHIVIATRDERRPIVMFTEDQDPESMEAAVEAGVSAYIVAGLQGERIKPVLQVALAQFKREQKLLDELSDTKSKLAERKVIEKAKGLLMERQRFTEEQAYQKLRSMAMSKNLKLSEVAQRILDVEDLLG from the coding sequence ATGCCGAAATTGCGCATCGTTGTCGTCAACACCGTCATCCATGACGAAGACGACGAAGCGCTGCATGCGCAGGCCGAGCGCGCGCGCGTGCTGCGTATTGGACTGCTGGAGGCGGGCTACGACATCGTCGCCTCGCTGCCGCCGGATATGTACCTGCCAGAGCGCATCGGCCAGCTACAGCCGGACATGATCATCGTCGATGCCGAGTCGGACGCGCGCGATGTGCTGGAACATATCGTCATCGCCACCCGCGACGAGCGCCGCCCGATCGTCATGTTCACCGAAGACCAGGACCCGGAAAGCATGGAAGCCGCTGTGGAAGCCGGCGTCTCGGCCTACATCGTCGCCGGCTTGCAGGGGGAGCGCATCAAGCCGGTGCTGCAAGTGGCGCTGGCGCAGTTCAAGCGTGAGCAGAAGCTGCTGGACGAGCTGTCCGACACCAAGAGTAAACTGGCCGAGCGCAAGGTCATCGAAAAGGCCAAGGGCCTGCTGATGGAGCGCCAGCGCTTCACCGAGGAGCAGGCCTACCAGAAGCTGCGCTCCATGGCCATGAGCAAAAACCTCAAGCTGTCCGAAGTGGCTCAACGCATCCTGGACGTCGAAGATCTCTTGGGCTAA
- a CDS encoding ABC transporter permease, which translates to MSLVLDPPIRQEREYTVAAPTLRAADPLPPLAQRAWQQSWLRKTLILILLAILWEAAARWTDNDLLLPTFLQTARAFVDGIVNGELLDRIRISLAVLVQGYLAGIVAAFVLTALAASTRIGRDLLETLTAMFNPLPAIALLPLALLWFGLGKASLLFVIVHAVLWPLALGAYAGFQAVPETLRMAGRNYGLNGLRLVLHILVPAALPSILSGLKIGWAFAWRTLIAAELVFGTTGGQGGLGWYIFQNRSELYTDKVFAGLAAVILIGLLVENVVFRPLETFTVRRWGMQR; encoded by the coding sequence ATGAGCCTCGTTCTCGATCCACCCATCCGCCAGGAGCGCGAGTACACGGTCGCCGCACCAACGCTGCGCGCCGCCGACCCGCTGCCGCCACTGGCGCAACGCGCCTGGCAGCAATCTTGGCTGCGCAAGACACTCATCCTGATCCTGCTGGCCATCCTATGGGAGGCCGCCGCCCGCTGGACCGACAACGACCTGCTGCTGCCAACCTTCCTGCAAACCGCGCGCGCCTTTGTTGACGGCATCGTCAATGGCGAACTGCTGGACCGCATTCGCATCTCGCTGGCGGTGCTGGTGCAAGGCTACTTGGCCGGCATCGTGGCCGCCTTCGTGCTGACCGCGTTGGCCGCCTCCACCCGCATCGGTCGCGACCTGCTGGAAACGCTGACCGCTATGTTCAACCCGCTGCCGGCGATTGCCCTGCTGCCGCTGGCGCTGTTGTGGTTTGGCCTGGGTAAGGCCAGCCTGCTGTTCGTCATCGTCCACGCAGTATTGTGGCCGCTGGCGCTGGGCGCCTACGCCGGCTTTCAGGCGGTGCCGGAGACGCTGCGCATGGCCGGCCGCAACTACGGCCTGAACGGCCTGCGGCTGGTGCTGCACATCCTGGTGCCGGCGGCGCTGCCGTCCATACTGTCCGGCCTGAAAATCGGCTGGGCCTTCGCCTGGCGCACGCTGATCGCCGCCGAACTGGTCTTCGGCACCACCGGCGGGCAAGGTGGACTTGGCTGGTACATCTTTCAGAACCGCAGTGAGCTCTACACCGACAAAGTGTTCGCCGGCCTGGCCGCCGTGATCCTCATTGGCCTGCTGGTGGAAAACGTGGTATTCCGTCCACTGGAAACCTTCACCGTGCGGCGCTGGGGCATGCAACGCTAA